The Polyangium mundeleinium genome contains the following window.
CGTCGTCGGGCTCTCCGCGTTCGTCGTGAGGCGCCTCTCCCGGGAAAAACGGCGCTCCCGCGGCGAGATCGAGGGGTGACCCGGACGCCGGGCTTTGATAGCCTCGGCCGAACGGTCTTCGCATGCTCTTCACCCTTCGCGCCACGGGCCCCCACGCGTCGGGGCTCGGGTACTTGCTGCACAAGCACCCCGACAAACTCCAGACGTTCCCCCTCGCGTTCGGGCGCGCGCACGTCTTTTATCCCGAGGCCTCGGCCGAGGCCGTGACGGCCGCGCTGCTCGTCGACCTCGACCCGGTCGCCCTCGTGCGCGGCCGGCCCGGTTCGTCCGAGGGCGGGCTCGTGGATCAGTACGTGAACGACCGGCCGTACGCTGCGTCGTCGTTCCTCAGCGTGGCCATCGCGCAGGTGCTCGGCTCGGCGCTCGCGGGGCGCTGCAAGGATCGGCCGGAGCTCGTGCAGACGTCGATCGCGCTCGAAGCGACGCTCTCGGCGGTCCCGTGCCGCGGCGGCGCAACGCTCCTCCGGTCCCTGTTCGAGCCGCTCGGGTACGAGGTCACCGCGTCACGTTTGCCGCTCGACGAGCGTTTCCCCGCGTGGGGCGAGGGCACGCACCACGACGTCCGCTTGCGCAAGGCGTGCCCGCTCTCGGAGCTGCTCTCGCACGTGTACGTGCTCGTCCCCGTGCTCGACGACGACAAGCATTACTGGGTCGGCGACGACGAGGTGGAGAAGCTCGTCTACCACGGCGAGGGGTGGCTCGCGACGCACCCCGAAAAGGAGCTCATCGCGCGCCGATATCTGAAGCACCGGGCGCGTCTGGCGCGCGCCGCGCTCGATCGGCTCGTCTCGGGCGAGGCCAAGGATCCCGACGCGGAGGCCGAGGCGCATGCCGAGGAGGAGGCCGCAATCGAGGCGCCCGTGCGCCTCGACGAGGCCCGGATCGAGGCCGTGGCGCGAGCGCTTTCGGACGAGGGCGCGAAGACGGTGGTCGATCTCGGCTGCGGGGAGGGCAAGCTCCTCGCGAAGCTCGTGCGGAACCGGGCGATCACGCAGCTCGTGGGAGTCGACGTCTCGCAACGCGCGCTCGACGTGGCCTCGGAGCGGCTGAAGCTCGATCGGCACGGCGGCCGGAAATCCGAGCGGATCGAGCTCCTGCACGGCTCCTTGCTCTACCGCGACGCGCGCCTCGCGGGCTTCGACGCGGCGACGCTCGTGGAGGTCATCGAGCACATGGAGCTCTCGCGCCTCGGCGCGCTCGAGCGCTCGGTCTTCGCGCACGCCCGTCCCCGCGTCGTCGTCGTGACCACGCCGAACGCCGAATACAACGTCGTGTTCACCTCGCTGCCCGCGGGCCACATGCGCCACAAGGATCACCGTTTCGAATGGACGCGCGCCGAATTCGAGGCGTGGGCGGGCAGCGTCGCGGAGCGAAATGGATATGCGGTCCGGTTTGCTCCCATCGGGCCGGCCGACGACACGCTCGGTTCTCCCACCCAAATGGCGGTGTTCTCCCGATGAGCACGGAAGCCCCGGGCGCTTTGGCGGCTCCCGCAAAAGAACCTACGATCTCCCTGCCGACGCCGAGCCTCGTCCTGCTCGTCGGTGCGTCGGGATCGGGGAAGAGCACCTTTGCGCGGAAGCATTTCGCGCCGACCGAGGTCGTCTCGTCCGACATGTTCCGCGCGATGGTGTCGGACGACGAGAATGATCAGAGCGCGTCGGCTTCGGCGTTCGAGGTGCTGCACCTGGTCGTGGACAAACGCCTGGAGGCGGGCAAGCTCGTGGTGGTCGACGCGACGAACGTGCGGCCCGAGTTCCGCAAGCCGCTCGTGGCGATCGCGCGCAAGCACCACGTCTTCGCGACCGCGATCGCGTTCGACGTGGGCGAGCGGGTCTGTGCCGAGCGGAACGAAAACCGCACGGATCGCAACGTGGCGGCCCACGTGGTGCGGCGCCAATCGCAGGATCTCCGCGCGTCGCTGCGCGGGATCGAGCGCGAGGGCATCCGCGTGGTGCACGTGCTGCGCATGCCCGAGGAGATCGAGGGTGTCCGCATCGAGCGCACGCGCCTCTGGACCGATCGCCGCGACGAGCACGGGCCGTTCGACATCATCGGCGACGTGCACGGCTGCTGCGACGAGCTCGAGGTGCTGCTGGAGGATCTCGGCTACACGGTCGAATGGGATCCGGCCGCGGGCCCGCACGGCGTGCGCGTGACGCCGCCGCCGGGACGGCGCCTCGTGTTTCTCGGGGATCTCGTCGATCGAGGCCCGCGGATCGTGGACGTCCTGCGGCTCGTCATGACGGCCGTGCAGAGCGGGGCCGCGCTCTGCGTGCCGGGCAACCACGAGGTGAAGCTGCTCAAGGTGCTCCGCGGCCGGCAGGTCACGATCATGCACGGCCTCGCCGAGACGCTCGCCGAGCTCGCCTCTACGACCGAGGCGTTTCAGGCGGAGCTCGCGCGCTTCATCGACGATCTCGTCAGCCATTACGTGCTCGACGAGGGCCGGCTCTGCGTCGCGCACGCCGGCATGAAGGCGTCGATGCAGGGGCGCTCCTCGGGTGGGGTGCGCGAATTCGGGCTTTACGGCGACACGACGGGCGAGACAGACGAGTATGGTTTGCCCGTGCGGCACAACTGGGCGTCCGAGTATCGTGGCCGCGCGACGGTCGTGTATGGCCACACGCCGGTCCCGACGGCGGATTGGCTCAACAATACGATTTGCATCGATACGGGCTGCGTCTTCGGCGGCTCGCTCACGGCGCTCCGGTATCCCGAGCGCGAGATCGTTAGCGTGCCGGCGACGCGTCAATATTGCGAGCCCAAGAAGCCGCTGATTTCCGTCGCGCCCGAGGAGGGCCGCACGGCGCAGCAGGCGCACGACGACACGCTTGATATCGACGACGTGATCGGCAAGCGGCCCGTGAGCACGCGCCTCGCGCGGTGGGTCACGGTGCGCGAGGAGAATGCGGCGGCGGCGCTGGAGGCGATGAGCCGGTTCGCGGTCGATCCGCGCTGGCTCGTCTACCTGCCGCCCACGATGTCCCCGACCGAGACGAGCGAGCTCCCGGGCACGCTGGAGCATCCGGCCGAGGCCTTCGCGTATTTCCGGCGGAACGAGGTCCCGCGCGTCATCTGCGAAGAAAAACACATGGGCTCGCGGGCCGTGATTGTCGTTTGTCGGGACGAGGCGACGGCGAAGAAGCGGTTTGGCACGACAGATGGCCGCGCGGGCATCGTGTATACGCGCACGGGCCGGCCGTTTTTCGACGATCCGGCGTTCGAAGAGGCGCTCCTTTTGCGGGTGCGGCGCGCGGCCGAGGCGAGCGGGCTCTTCGACGAGGTCGGCGGATGGTTCGTGCTCGACGCCGAGATCATGCCGTGGTCGGCGAAGGCGCAGGCGCTCGTCCGGGTGCAATACGCGCCCGTGGGCAGCGCCAGCCGGTCGGCGCTCGGGGCCGGCATCGAGGCGCTCGTGCAGGCGAACGAGCGCGGGATCGAGACGGGCGAATTGCTCTCGCGCATGCGCGAACGAGCGCGGGCCGCCTCGCTTTACGTCGACGCGTATCGACGTTACTGCTGGCCGGTCGCGCATATCGAGGATTATCGCGTCGCGCCGTTTCACTTGCTCGCGGCCGAGGGGCGCGTGTTCGTCGACCGGGACCATCCTTTCCACCTGGCCATGGCCGCGCGGCTCGCCGAGGCGGACGGGCAGGTGCTCGTGGCGACGCGGCACGTGGAGGTCACGCTCGGGGACGAGGCGAGCGAGCGGACGGGCGCGGCGTGGTGGGAGGAGCTCACCGCGGCCGGCGGCGAGGGGATGGTCGTGAAGCCCATTTCCTTCCTCGCGCGGGGCAAACGCGGGCTCGTGCAGCCAGCCGTGAAATGCCGCGGCCGCGAGTACCTCCGGATCATTTATGGGCCGGAGTACGATTTGCCCGAGAACCTCGCGCGGCTCCGCAACCGTGGCCTCGGCGCGAAACGTTCGCTGGCTCTCCGGGAGCTCGCGCTTGGCGTCGAGGCGCTCGAGCGTTTCGTCCGGGGCGAGCCCTTACGTCGTGTACATGAATGCGTGTTTGCGATCCTGGCGCTGGAAAGCGAGCCGGTCGATCCGCGACTTTGATGCCATATCCAGACGGGATGCTTCACGTTTGCTAGTCTCTTCGCGCGGACGCAAACGCGCCGGATGGAGGATGCGAATGAACGAGAACGAGTCGAACGAAGGGGGCGGGGCACTTCTGTCGCCCGAGCTCGCGGAGGACGCGATGCTCTCGGCCGTGGCCATGGGCGAGGCGACACTCGCGCGTGGGGCGAAGAGCGGGAGCGTGGTCGTGCTTCAGAAGGCGCTCGTCGAGCTCGGCGCGTCTCTCACTCCGGATGGCTCGTTCGGACCCAAGACCCACGCTGCGATCGCCGCCGAGCAAGCCGCGGCGGGGATGCCTGAGACAGGCGTGCTCGACGCGGCGACGCTCGGGGTCGTCGATCGACGCCTCGCCGCGCGACGCAAGGGTCGGCTGCACGACGCCATGGCGGCGGCGGTCGGGGGCGCGCCTGCGAGGCCGGCGGGCGCGGCGCAGGTGGCGTCAGCCGGGCCGTCGCGGCAGGACCAGGGCTACTTTGAAGACGCGGCCGCGCTCCGGGGGCCGGGGGCGGGACCCGTGGCGGATCCGGATTCACCGCCGCCGGTTCAGGATCGCGCGGGCACGAAGGCGAAGGGACCGCTGGCTACGGATCGGGCCGGTTCGTTCGACGCCGTTCGGCGGTCCATCGGCGACGACGCGCCGGCGAACGCGGCGCTCGAGCGGCTCCTCGTGGCGGGGCGCCTGCATGAGGGGTCGCTCTTGCCGAACCTCGCCACGTTCGCGCAGACCCCGCGCAACCCGGCGCTCTTGCTGGAGGCGGGGATCGAGCCGGAGCTCTTGCTCGGGCAGGTGATCCGTCACGTGGACAACCCCCTCCGGGTGCAGCAGGGGCGCGGGCACGGGACGTGTGGCGCCGGCGTGATGGAGTATGTGCTGCTCCGGGGGGATCCGGCCGAGCTCGTGCGGCTCGTCGACGGCATCACCCGCGAGGCGCGCGCGGTCACGCTTCGATCCGGCAAGAAGCTTGAGATGCCACGCAGCGCGATCGCGCGGGACGACTCGGGGCGCGTGGACCTCGACCGGCTCTTTCAGTCGGCGATCATGAACCACGCCTCGGCGATGAGCTGGCTCTTCGATTACGACAACCCCGAGGACAACGATACGTTTTGGGCGGCCGTACGAGGCAACAGCCAGATGGCTGTGTATGGCTTCACCAGTTTGTATCAAGCCATCCTGGGCGGGACCTATACGAGCGTGACCAAGCTCTCGCGGCCGAAGGACGAAATCGCGGGACTCGTGGCGACGTCGGCAGCGCGCGGCGAGCGGGTGCCGGTGATCCTGGAGTTCAAGACGTACCACTGGCTCTCGGTCGAGTGGCTCGAAGCGGGCAAGGACGGCAAACCTGCCTCGATCGTCCTTCGAAACCCGTGGGGCAAAGACGAGGGCGGCGACAAACCGCTCCGCGTGGCGATGCCCGAGGGCGGGGGGCGCGTCCGGATGAAGTACGCCGACTTCCTCGAAAACGTATTCGGTGCCACTGTCCGCGGCTGAGCGGCGCACGTCTCGCGCCCCCTTCGTCGCCCCCTCCCGGCGACTTCGACCTCTCATCAGGAGCTACGGCTCATCCGCGTCGCGGCTTCATACCACTTTGGTAGTAGCCGTCTGGTGATCCGTATTGCTATCGCCCCCGACCCGGTCGGAGCGTCGCTTCTCGCGCACTCCACAAGGGATTACGGCTCGTTCACGCTTCGACTTCGTACTACTTTCGTCGTAGTGATTCGGTAGTCCAACTTGCTATGTTGCCAAGACGGACGCCGGATTGCTCTATATTTGTCCCGTTTTGACGGCACGGCTACAAATGGTCCTCATGAAGGACTGGAATACCTGGACTATGGAAGCCGATCGGGGGCTCGAGCTTCGGACGCACAAGATTCGCGTCGAGGTGAGCCGAGGGCCCATGGCAGGGGTCGTCACCGAAGTTTTGGGGCCGGAGGTGCGGGTCGGGAGCGGGAAAGATTGTGATCTCGTTCTCGAAGATCCGACCGTGAGCAGGCATCACCTGCTCCTTCGTATCGAGGGAGACCTCCTGCGCGTGCTCGACACGAGCAGCCGCAATGGCACGACCGTCGACGGCGTGCGGATCCGCGACGCCTACGCCCGGCCCGACTCGACGATCGGGCTCGGCGCTTCGGCCCTGCGGCTGCAAATGCTCCGCGACGTGGTGACGCTGCCGCTCTCGTCGAGCACGCACTTCGGGCGCCTCGTCGGCGCGAGCGTGCCGATGCGGCGGCTCTTCGCGCTGCTCGAGCGGATCGCGCCGAAAGATACGACCGTGCTGGTCGAAGGGGAGACCGGGACGGGCAAGGAGCTCGTGGCCGCGGCGATTCACGCCAAGAGCAAGCGGGCGAGTGGTCCGTTCATGGTCTTCGATTGCTCGTCGGTGGGCGCAGGTGTGCTGGAGAGCGAGCTCTTCGGACACAGGCGAGGGAGTTTCACGGGCGCGACCGAGCATCGCGTGGGGAAGTTCGAGGCGGCGCACGGCGGGACGCTTTTTCTGGACGAGATCGGGGAGCTGCCCCTGGAGCTGCAGCCGAAGCTGCTCCGGGCCCTGGAGACGCGCACGATCACGCGGATCGGCGAGAATGAGCCGCGGCGGGCCGACGTGCGGATCGTGGCCGCGACGAACCGATCGCTGGCGGCCGAGGTCGAGCGGGGCAGGTTCCGCGAGGATCTCTATTACCGGCTGGCCGTCGTGCCGGTGCGGATGCCGCCGCTGCGGGAGCGGCTCGACGACATCCCCCTGCTCGTGCGCCATTTCGAGAAGGAATGGCAGGGGCGGAAGGATGCGCCGGCGCTGCTACCGAACGAGGTGCTCGAGCGGATGAAGGCGCACCCGCGGCCCTGGCCGGGCAACGTGCGGGAGCTCCGGAACAAGGTGGAGATGATGCTCTCGCTCGGGCTCGCCGAGCCGCCCTGGGCCGCAGAGGAGCCGGAAACCGAGGGGCCGATGCCTTCCGTGCTGCCGGTGAACCTCGAGCTGCCTTTGCACGTGGGGCTCGCGCACGTGGAAAACGCCTACAAACGAGCCTATGTGGAGCGCGCGTTGCGCGAGACGGGATTCAACGTGTCGCAGGCCGCGAAGATCGCGGGCGTGGGGCGGGCGTTTGTCCAGCGGGTGATGCGAAGGCACGGGATCCGATCGGGCGAGGAGGGTGGTGGACCCGAACGTGGTGAGGGCGGGGCCTCACCTGCGCCTGCGCTCGCGCCGCCGCCGGTCCCCGCGCCTGCGCCCGCGTCGTCGGCGGGGCACGGGCTCTACCAATGGTATCGAAAACATCCGCTGGCCTCGCCAGACGCGCGTGGCAGGACCGATGGGTTCGGCCCGCGGAACGGGCACGGATCGAAGCGCCGGGACGAAGGCGGGCGTTGAACCGCGGTCCGTTCGGGTTCATCATGAACGCATGAGGGGGCGTTCCAGTCTCACCGAGCATGAGCAGGGCCTCATGCTGGATCTCGTCGCCGAGCTCGGCGGATCGCTCGATCTGCACGAGGTGCTCGGCCACGCGTACGGCCTGCTCTCGCAGCTCGTGCCCGCCGATCACGGGGCGCTCTGCGTGAGCCGGCCCGAGGGGCACGCCGTCTACGACTGGGCGGTCGCCGAGATGCCCGAGAGGTTTTTCCAGGGATACGCGGAGATGGTCCCGCACGACTTCGTCCGGATCGCCGTGGCCGAGCGTCCGAACGAGGTGCTGCGCGACACCGAGATGCTCCCGCGCGCGTCGATGGAGCGCAGCTTCCTCTACAACCACTGCCGCGACATCGGCATGCAGCTCGAGCACGTGATGGCCGTCCTGCTCCGTGACGACCCTTCCTGGCACGGCGGGCTCATCCTCTACCGGGACAAGCGGATCGCATTCTCCGATCACGAGCGCGAGATCCTGCAGAAGCTCTCCCGGCATTTCACGAACGCCGTGAAGAACTGCCGCCTCTTCGGGTCGATGGCCCAGCGCGCGTCGATCCTCGACGGGGTGCTCGCCGGCATCGGGCACGAGGCCATCGTGTTCAACGCGTCGGGCGCGGAGATCGCGCGGACGTCGAGCGCGGAGAAGATGCTGCAGGCCTGGTTCAAGCCGACCGAGCTCGGCCCCGGGAGGTTCCCCGAGCCGCTCGCCGCGCGCGTCGCGTGCATGGTGAAGGACCCGCACGCGCTGCTCGAGCCTTTCTGCCGGGGCGGCGCGTTCGCCGATCTGAAGGTCTCGATGCAGAAGCTCCCAGGCGGCGGAGGCGCGTCCTTCGTGATGCTGCTCGAGGAGGTCCCGCAGCTCGTGCCCATCCCCCTTCCGTGGCTGCGGGTCCTGAGCAGCGCGGAGATCAAGGTGGCCGAGCGCGTGTGCTGGGACAACGCGCTCATCGCCTCCGAGCTCTCCATCACGGAGCTCACGGTGAAGAAGCATTTCTCACGCATCTTCGACAAACTCGGCATCCCGAACCGCGCCGCGCTCATTCACCTGGCGTGGCGGCAGCGTTGACCGTCGACGCGTCCCCCGCGAACATCCCCAAATAAAGCGCTGCCGTCACCGCCGCGGACAACGTGATGGCGCGGCGGTCGCCTTCGGCTTCGAGGCGCGCGAAGAGGCCACGCAGGACGCTCGTGTGCCCCTCGTCAGCGTCGGCGTGGCCGCGGAGGAAGCGGACGCCGCGCTCGATGCCGGGGATACGTCGCCGCGCGACGAGGTGCGCCGCCGTAGTGCCGGCGCGGGCCTGGGAGAGGGCTTCGAGGATGTAGGCTGTGCCGAGGAAGGCGAGGGGCGAGCCGGCCTCGACCTGGAACTGGTTCCACGCGATGTAGGCGGTGACGGCGGGGCTCGGTCGCGGCGGCGCGGCGGGGCTCTGCGCGCGGCCGATGGCGGCGAGGTCTTCGAGGACCCAGAGATCGTGCCCCTGCTCCTCGTCGGCCTTCTGCAAGAAGAGCCGCGCCAGATCGAGGGCCTTGCCCGCGCGCGCGAGCCGCTCGCCGGCGCGGCGCAGCAAGGGTCGGGTTTGGCGGACGTAGAGATAGGTTTGTCCGAGGAAGGCAGCGTATTCGTCCGTGTCGAGGTCACCTGCGAGCAGGCGGCGTGCGGCAGGGTGCGCGTCGAGGGCCGAGAGCAGGTCCGAGACGGTGGTATCGAGGGTTTCGACGAGGGCGTTCATGGTCCGCGGCTCCTTTCGTTCAGGCGGCGATCGAGCCCGGATTGGGGAAGGCGGGGGGTTTCGCGCGCCGGACGGTGCGCTGCTCGGCGACGTCGGCGAGGAGGGGAAGGGCGCACATGTGGAAGCGTGTGTCGTAGACGGGCGGACCCACGAAGCGGGCGCGCATGCGGCGCGTGTACATGTCGAGGGTGCGGGGGAGCCGGGATCGCGCGGGCGCGGCGGTCGCCGCCGTGCGACCGTGGTCGTCGTAGAAGGGGCGCTTCGGCGGGGCGGGGGCGGGCGGCGGGAGGCGCGGGGCGAGGGATAGGTCGTTCCGGACGAACCCGCGCTCGCGGGCGACGTGCTGGATGAGGCGGGCATCTTCGATGCCGTCGGTCTCGGTGTTTGCCGTGGCAATCCAGTGGCCGACGCCGAGGACCCGGCTCAGGTGGACGGCGGCGGCGTGGAGCTCGGCGACGGCCATGGAGTGTCTGTGGGTGGCGAGGACGCAATAACGCGAGGTCTCGGCGAGGCGGAGCCCGGCGGCAACGAGGGGGGCGAGGTCGAATTGCGACTCGACGGAGAGGCCAAACGAGGTGCCGTTCGTGGCGGCGATCTCGGGGTTCGGCAGGAGGAGGCGGAGGGTGCCGACGGCGAGGTCGCCGTCGTAGGTGATGAGGTGAAGGGTCGTGGGGAGGGTATCGAACGGATCGAGCTCGCGGGGGACTGCGTGGTCTTTCGTGTCGAGGTACCCGAGCTCACGGGCGAAAACGTCGAAACGAACGCGGACGGCGTCGTCGAGGTGTCTTTGGGTTTCGGCGATGATGCAACGGATGTCTGGCATGATGTCCTCCGGCGGCGCGAGCGAATGTCGGCTCGGTCGTCGAGAGGGCCTTGATTGCAGGCGACGTGCCCGACGGCGGTGGGCCGATTCTCCGGCCGAACCGCGGGGAAGACGCGCGCGGTGGATCCGGATGGATGCAGGGAGCGTCGAGAAATGTGGAGGGGGTGGATCCGGGCGCATGCAGCACCCTGGGGGGGCCAGCCATCACTTCGTCCGCCCGACTTGTGCATGCGGCGCTGCGCGGATCGCGCAAGGAATTGCGTGATGCTGGTAACGCGCGGACGGACGGAAGCGGCTGCGGGAGCCGGTCGGGAAGGCACCCGGGAAAGCGCGCACGGGATCGAGCTTGCTTCGTTACGGGAAGGGGCAGAACATGCTTCTGTGCCCCGCGGCTTCTTGGCTGCCGGACAGGAGGAAGTGATGGCTCAGAAGGCGATGTA
Protein-coding sequences here:
- a CDS encoding 3' terminal RNA ribose 2'-O-methyltransferase Hen1; translated protein: MLFTLRATGPHASGLGYLLHKHPDKLQTFPLAFGRAHVFYPEASAEAVTAALLVDLDPVALVRGRPGSSEGGLVDQYVNDRPYAASSFLSVAIAQVLGSALAGRCKDRPELVQTSIALEATLSAVPCRGGATLLRSLFEPLGYEVTASRLPLDERFPAWGEGTHHDVRLRKACPLSELLSHVYVLVPVLDDDKHYWVGDDEVEKLVYHGEGWLATHPEKELIARRYLKHRARLARAALDRLVSGEAKDPDAEAEAHAEEEAAIEAPVRLDEARIEAVARALSDEGAKTVVDLGCGEGKLLAKLVRNRAITQLVGVDVSQRALDVASERLKLDRHGGRKSERIELLHGSLLYRDARLAGFDAATLVEVIEHMELSRLGALERSVFAHARPRVVVVTTPNAEYNVVFTSLPAGHMRHKDHRFEWTRAEFEAWAGSVAERNGYAVRFAPIGPADDTLGSPTQMAVFSR
- a CDS encoding polynucleotide kinase-phosphatase; this translates as MSTEAPGALAAPAKEPTISLPTPSLVLLVGASGSGKSTFARKHFAPTEVVSSDMFRAMVSDDENDQSASASAFEVLHLVVDKRLEAGKLVVVDATNVRPEFRKPLVAIARKHHVFATAIAFDVGERVCAERNENRTDRNVAAHVVRRQSQDLRASLRGIEREGIRVVHVLRMPEEIEGVRIERTRLWTDRRDEHGPFDIIGDVHGCCDELEVLLEDLGYTVEWDPAAGPHGVRVTPPPGRRLVFLGDLVDRGPRIVDVLRLVMTAVQSGAALCVPGNHEVKLLKVLRGRQVTIMHGLAETLAELASTTEAFQAELARFIDDLVSHYVLDEGRLCVAHAGMKASMQGRSSGGVREFGLYGDTTGETDEYGLPVRHNWASEYRGRATVVYGHTPVPTADWLNNTICIDTGCVFGGSLTALRYPEREIVSVPATRQYCEPKKPLISVAPEEGRTAQQAHDDTLDIDDVIGKRPVSTRLARWVTVREENAAAALEAMSRFAVDPRWLVYLPPTMSPTETSELPGTLEHPAEAFAYFRRNEVPRVICEEKHMGSRAVIVVCRDEATAKKRFGTTDGRAGIVYTRTGRPFFDDPAFEEALLLRVRRAAEASGLFDEVGGWFVLDAEIMPWSAKAQALVRVQYAPVGSASRSALGAGIEALVQANERGIETGELLSRMRERARAASLYVDAYRRYCWPVAHIEDYRVAPFHLLAAEGRVFVDRDHPFHLAMAARLAEADGQVLVATRHVEVTLGDEASERTGAAWWEELTAAGGEGMVVKPISFLARGKRGLVQPAVKCRGREYLRIIYGPEYDLPENLARLRNRGLGAKRSLALRELALGVEALERFVRGEPLRRVHECVFAILALESEPVDPRL
- a CDS encoding peptidoglycan-binding domain-containing protein; translated protein: MNENESNEGGGALLSPELAEDAMLSAVAMGEATLARGAKSGSVVVLQKALVELGASLTPDGSFGPKTHAAIAAEQAAAGMPETGVLDAATLGVVDRRLAARRKGRLHDAMAAAVGGAPARPAGAAQVASAGPSRQDQGYFEDAAALRGPGAGPVADPDSPPPVQDRAGTKAKGPLATDRAGSFDAVRRSIGDDAPANAALERLLVAGRLHEGSLLPNLATFAQTPRNPALLLEAGIEPELLLGQVIRHVDNPLRVQQGRGHGTCGAGVMEYVLLRGDPAELVRLVDGITREARAVTLRSGKKLEMPRSAIARDDSGRVDLDRLFQSAIMNHASAMSWLFDYDNPEDNDTFWAAVRGNSQMAVYGFTSLYQAILGGTYTSVTKLSRPKDEIAGLVATSAARGERVPVILEFKTYHWLSVEWLEAGKDGKPASIVLRNPWGKDEGGDKPLRVAMPEGGGRVRMKYADFLENVFGATVRG
- a CDS encoding sigma 54-interacting transcriptional regulator — protein: MKDWNTWTMEADRGLELRTHKIRVEVSRGPMAGVVTEVLGPEVRVGSGKDCDLVLEDPTVSRHHLLLRIEGDLLRVLDTSSRNGTTVDGVRIRDAYARPDSTIGLGASALRLQMLRDVVTLPLSSSTHFGRLVGASVPMRRLFALLERIAPKDTTVLVEGETGTGKELVAAAIHAKSKRASGPFMVFDCSSVGAGVLESELFGHRRGSFTGATEHRVGKFEAAHGGTLFLDEIGELPLELQPKLLRALETRTITRIGENEPRRADVRIVAATNRSLAAEVERGRFREDLYYRLAVVPVRMPPLRERLDDIPLLVRHFEKEWQGRKDAPALLPNEVLERMKAHPRPWPGNVRELRNKVEMMLSLGLAEPPWAAEEPETEGPMPSVLPVNLELPLHVGLAHVENAYKRAYVERALRETGFNVSQAAKIAGVGRAFVQRVMRRHGIRSGEEGGGPERGEGGASPAPALAPPPVPAPAPASSAGHGLYQWYRKHPLASPDARGRTDGFGPRNGHGSKRRDEGGR
- a CDS encoding LuxR C-terminal-related transcriptional regulator, encoding MRGRSSLTEHEQGLMLDLVAELGGSLDLHEVLGHAYGLLSQLVPADHGALCVSRPEGHAVYDWAVAEMPERFFQGYAEMVPHDFVRIAVAERPNEVLRDTEMLPRASMERSFLYNHCRDIGMQLEHVMAVLLRDDPSWHGGLILYRDKRIAFSDHEREILQKLSRHFTNAVKNCRLFGSMAQRASILDGVLAGIGHEAIVFNASGAEIARTSSAEKMLQAWFKPTELGPGRFPEPLAARVACMVKDPHALLEPFCRGGAFADLKVSMQKLPGGGGASFVMLLEEVPQLVPIPLPWLRVLSSAEIKVAERVCWDNALIASELSITELTVKKHFSRIFDKLGIPNRAALIHLAWRQR
- a CDS encoding iron-containing redox enzyme family protein, producing the protein MNALVETLDTTVSDLLSALDAHPAARRLLAGDLDTDEYAAFLGQTYLYVRQTRPLLRRAGERLARAGKALDLARLFLQKADEEQGHDLWVLEDLAAIGRAQSPAAPPRPSPAVTAYIAWNQFQVEAGSPLAFLGTAYILEALSQARAGTTAAHLVARRRIPGIERGVRFLRGHADADEGHTSVLRGLFARLEAEGDRRAITLSAAVTAALYLGMFAGDASTVNAAATPGE
- a CDS encoding GNAT family N-acetyltransferase, producing MPDIRCIIAETQRHLDDAVRVRFDVFARELGYLDTKDHAVPRELDPFDTLPTTLHLITYDGDLAVGTLRLLLPNPEIAATNGTSFGLSVESQFDLAPLVAAGLRLAETSRYCVLATHRHSMAVAELHAAAVHLSRVLGVGHWIATANTETDGIEDARLIQHVARERGFVRNDLSLAPRLPPPAPAPPKRPFYDDHGRTAATAAPARSRLPRTLDMYTRRMRARFVGPPVYDTRFHMCALPLLADVAEQRTVRRAKPPAFPNPGSIAA